One segment of Hemibagrus wyckioides isolate EC202008001 linkage group LG05, SWU_Hwy_1.0, whole genome shotgun sequence DNA contains the following:
- the dgcr6 gene encoding protein DGCR6, which produces MEKYSGLYKEPTDGTKQQERHYYLLSELQILVKDLPSWFQQRLSYTTLSDLAQALIDGTVYEIVQGLLDIQHLTEKNLYNQRQKLHTEHRVLKHELIRKQKVALQTCKSHNLTVLKASQRAETEGLEQRVKDEQRMMDEKIVAEMDQKVLDQQNTLEKAGVPGFYITTVPQEVTMQMNLLELILKLQQKESQSGILL; this is translated from the exons ATGGAGAAGTATTCGGGATTATATAAGGAGCCGACCGATGGCACGAAACAGCAGGAAAGACACTATTATCTCCTGTCCGAGCTTCAAATACTGGTCAAAGACTTGCCAAG CTGGTTTCAGCAGCGCTTGTCGTACACAACGCTGAGTGATTTGGCCCAAGCCCTCATAGATGGCACTGTGTACGAGATTGTTCAGGGTCTACTGGACATCCAGCACCTGACTGAGAAAAACCTGTACAACCAGAGGCAGAAATTACATACTGAGCACagag TTCTCAAGCATGAGCTGATACGTAAACAGAAAGTGGCTCTGCAGACCTGCAAATCACATAATCTAACTGTACTAAAGGCAAGTCAGCGTGCAGAAACAGAG GGTCTGGAGCAGCGTGTGAAAGATGAGCAACGAATGATGGATGAAAAGATTGTGGCAGAGATGGATCAGAAGGTCCTGGATCAACAGAACACACTTGAAAAAGCTGGAGTTCCTGGTTTCTACATCACCACCGTTCCACAG GAAGTGACAATGCAGATGAATTTACTGGAGTTGATCCTGAAGTTACAACAAAAAGAATCTCAGTCGGGAATACTGCTTTGA